A stretch of the Alnus glutinosa chromosome 6, dhAlnGlut1.1, whole genome shotgun sequence genome encodes the following:
- the LOC133871277 gene encoding serine/arginine-rich splicing factor SC35-like isoform X2 has translation MSHFGRSGPPDIRDTYSLLVLNITFRTTADDLFPLFDKYGKVVDVFIPRDRRTGESRGFAFVRYKYADEAQKAVEKLDGKIVDGREIMVQFAKYGPNAERMHRDEHRDKDYRRRSRSRSRERSARDRYRGREKDNRRRSRSPSASPDHHKDRGRGRYEDERRSRSRSYDSASPARRSPNPRRSPSPHRTSSRGESPDARNHKEGSPVPKTVPSHGRPVDSRSPSPRRSDADE, from the exons ATGTCGCACTTTGGGAGATCCGGCCCTCCAGACATCAGAGACACCTACTCCCTTCTCGTCCTCAACATCACTTTCC GAACCACCGCAGATGATCTCTTCCCTCTCTTCGACAAGTACGGCAAGGTCGTCGACGTCTTTATCCCTAGAGACCGAAG GACCGGAGAATCACGAGGTTTCGCTTTTGTTCGGTATAAGTATGCTGACGAGGCACAGAAGGCGGTGGAAAAGCTAGACG GAAAAATTGTCGACGGCAGAGAGATTATGGTTCAGTTCGCCAAGTATGGCCCAAATGCCGAGCGAAT GCATCGGGATGAACATAGGGACAAGGATTACAGAAGGAGAAGTCGTAGTAGAAGCAGGGAGCGATCCGCTCGGGACAGGTACCGTGGGAGGGAAAAAGATAATCGTCGCCGGAGCAGGAGCCCTAGTGCAAGTCCGGATCATCACAAAGATCGTGGGAGAGGCAGATATGAAGATGAACGACGGAGTCGGAGCCGGTCCTATGATAG TGCCTCCCCTGCTCGGCGCAGTCCGAATCCTAGGAGGAGCCCGTCTCCACATAGGACATCTTCTAGGGGTGAAAGTCCTGATGCACGCAATCATAAAGAAGGCTCTCCTGTGCCGAAAACTGTTCCATCTCATGGTCGACCTGTTGATTCTCGAAGCCCATCTCCACGTAGATCTGATGCTGAC gAATGA
- the LOC133871277 gene encoding serine/arginine-rich splicing factor SC35-like isoform X1, which translates to MSHFGRSGPPDIRDTYSLLVLNITFRTTADDLFPLFDKYGKVVDVFIPRDRRTGESRGFAFVRYKYADEAQKAVEKLDGKIVDGREIMVQFAKYGPNAERIHKGKISESTSKTKGRSRSRSPRPRHRDEHRDKDYRRRSRSRSRERSARDRYRGREKDNRRRSRSPSASPDHHKDRGRGRYEDERRSRSRSYDSASPARRSPNPRRSPSPHRTSSRGESPDARNHKEGSPVPKTVPSHGRPVDSRSPSPRRSDADE; encoded by the exons ATGTCGCACTTTGGGAGATCCGGCCCTCCAGACATCAGAGACACCTACTCCCTTCTCGTCCTCAACATCACTTTCC GAACCACCGCAGATGATCTCTTCCCTCTCTTCGACAAGTACGGCAAGGTCGTCGACGTCTTTATCCCTAGAGACCGAAG GACCGGAGAATCACGAGGTTTCGCTTTTGTTCGGTATAAGTATGCTGACGAGGCACAGAAGGCGGTGGAAAAGCTAGACG GAAAAATTGTCGACGGCAGAGAGATTATGGTTCAGTTCGCCAAGTATGGCCCAAATGCCGAGCGAAT TCACAAAGGGAAGATATCAGAGTCAACTTCGAAGACAAAAGGCAGGTCTAGAAGTCGTAGCCCTCGTCCTAG GCATCGGGATGAACATAGGGACAAGGATTACAGAAGGAGAAGTCGTAGTAGAAGCAGGGAGCGATCCGCTCGGGACAGGTACCGTGGGAGGGAAAAAGATAATCGTCGCCGGAGCAGGAGCCCTAGTGCAAGTCCGGATCATCACAAAGATCGTGGGAGAGGCAGATATGAAGATGAACGACGGAGTCGGAGCCGGTCCTATGATAG TGCCTCCCCTGCTCGGCGCAGTCCGAATCCTAGGAGGAGCCCGTCTCCACATAGGACATCTTCTAGGGGTGAAAGTCCTGATGCACGCAATCATAAAGAAGGCTCTCCTGTGCCGAAAACTGTTCCATCTCATGGTCGACCTGTTGATTCTCGAAGCCCATCTCCACGTAGATCTGATGCTGAC gAATGA
- the LOC133871907 gene encoding sugar transport protein 5, with product MAVGGFAVDGPGSSFKGKITVSVVITCIVAASSGLIFGYDIGISGGVTTMVPFLHKFFPSVLRKAAEAKTNMYCVFDSQLLTSFTSSLYIAGLAASLVASRVTAAIGRKNTIVIGGCTFLAGAAINGGAANIAMLILGRILLGFGVGFTNQATPVYLSEVAPPKWRGAFNTGFQFFIAIGVVAANCINYGTAKHTWGWRLSLGLAIVPAIIMTTGALLISDTPSSLVERGKLEQAKKSLLKIRGSDADVEDELAELKRSSEVAKAAHREPFVTIFERQYRPHLVMAIAIPFFQQLTGINVIAFYAPVLFQSVGFGNDSALIAAIILGLVNLGSILVSTFVVDRYGRKFLFMEGGIQMFICQVAVACVLAATTGVSGTKHISKGYAVLVLVLMCTYAAGFGWSWGPLSWLIPSEIFPMKIRPTGQSISVAVNFATTFVLSQTFLSMLCHFKFGTFLFYAGWIAVMTIFVALFLPETKGIPLDSMDAVWERHWYWRRFVRGQPEH from the exons atgGCCGTGGGAGGTTTCGCCGTTGACGGACCCGGGAGCAGCTTCAAAGGCAAGATAACAGTGTCTGTGGTAATCACGTGCATCGTTGCTGCCTCCAGTGGCCTGATATTTGGATATGACATCGGAATTTCAG GAGGCGTAACAACAATGGTACCATTTCTTCACAAATTCTTCCCGTCAGTACTGAGAAAGGCAGCAGAGGCCAAAACAAACATGTATTGCGTGTTTGATAGCCAGCTTTTAACATCATTCACATCATCACTATACATAGCAGGGTTAGCAGCGTCACTCGTAGCTAGCCGAGTCACAGCAGCAATTGGCCGCAAAAATACCATCGTCATAGGTGGCTGCACCTTTCTTGCAGGCGCTGCCATCAACGGTGGGGCGGCCAATATTGCCATGCTCATCCTCGGACGTATCTTGCTCGGCTTCGGCGTTGGTTTCACTAACCAG GCAACTCCCGTGTACCTCTCGGAGGTGGCACCGCCCAAATGGCGAGGTGCATTCAATACAGGCTTTCAATTCTTCATAGCAATCGGGGTGGTTGCAGCCAATTGCATAAACTACGGCACCGCTAAGCACACCTGGGGCTGGCGCCTCTCCCTCGGCCTTGCCATTGTACCCGCCATTATAATGACGACGGGTGCACTTCTTATATCGGACACGCCTAGTAGCCTAGTGGAGCGCGGCAAGCTGGAGCAAGCTAAGAAATCCCTTCTCAAAATCAGAGGTTCAGACGCCGACGTGGAAGACGAGTTGGCCGAGCTGAAGAGGTCGAGTGAAGTTGCTAAAGCCGCTCATAGGGAGCCGTTCGTGACCATATTCGAGAGGCAATACCGGCCTCACCTTGTGATGGCAATTGCCATACCATTTTTTCAGCAGCTCACAGGAATTAATGTAATTGCGTTCTACGCGCCGGTTCTTTTCCAATCGGTGGGCTTTGGTAATGACTCTGCCTTAATAGCTGCCATTATACTAGGATTGGTCAACTTGGGTTCTATCCTCGTCTCCACATTCGTCGTTGATCGCTATGGTCGAAAATTTCTGTTCATGGAGGGTGGGATTCAAATGTTCATTTGCCAG GTGGCGGTGGCTTGCGTGCTAGCAGCCACAACGGGTGTCTCTGGCACCAAGCACATCTCAAAGGGCTACGCTGTGTTAGTACTCGTGCTAATGTGCACCTATGCTGCCGGTTTCGGCTGGTCATGGGGCCCTCTAAGCTGGCTGATTCCAAGTGAAATATTTCCTATGAAAATCCGGCCCACAGGCCAAAGCATAAGTGTTGCCGTGAACTTCGCAACCACGTTTGTGCTATCTCAAACCTTTCTATCCATGCTATGCCACTTCAAATTCGGCACTTTCCTGTTCTATGCCGGCTGGATCGCGGTTATGACCATTTTTGTTGCACTTTTCTTGCCGGAGACAAAAGGAATCCCTTTGGACTCGATGGATGCGGTGTGGGAGCGGCATTGGTATTGGCGCCGGTTTGTCCGGGGGCAGCCGGAGCATTGA
- the LOC133871787 gene encoding protein CURLY FLAG LEAF 1-like, with protein MVSLQPTLPPNRRKAIPEYDQNISKKRKLEGIQTPQIFENRSKGESTKISTDDHIELQLESTPLPLEWQRCLDIQSGQIHFYNTRTQKRTSRDPRRSPEPAIPDGDDDDDHIMSLDLRLNLPCESLRKSCQKESSRQEKNLGGFDQAGDNQEMIATVCTRCHMFVMLCKSSPACPNCKFMHPPDQGPPTLFKRRCTLFC; from the exons atGGTTTCCTTGCAACCAACCCTTCCTCCAAATCGTAGAAAGGCAATCCCAGAGTATGATCAGAACATATCAAAGAAGAGGAAGTTGGAAGGGATACAAACCCCACAAATATTCGAGAATCGATCAAAAGGGGAAAGCACAAAGATATCCACGGATGATCATATCGAGCTACAGCTTGAGAGTACTCCTTTACCTTTGGAGTGGCAACGATGCCTTGATAtccag TCGGGTCAGATTCATTTTTACAATACGAGGACCCAAAAGAGAACATCCAGGGATCCAAGGAGGAGTCCTGAGCCAGCGATCCCCGATggcgatgatgatgatgatcataTCATGAGCTTAGACCTCAGGCTGAACCTACCGTGCGAGTCACTCAGAAAGAGCTGCCAAAAGGAATCCAGCAGGCAAGAGAAAAACTTGGGAGGGTTTGATCAGGCCGGGGATAACCAAGAGATGATAGCGACTGTTTGCACGCGCTGTCACATGTTCGTAATGCTGTGCAAGTCATCTCCTGCGTGCCCTAACTGCAAATTCATGCACCCACCGGACCAGGGCCCTCCAACCCTATTCAAGAGAAGGTGTACCCTCTTCTGCTAg